The following proteins are co-located in the Argopecten irradians isolate NY chromosome 9, Ai_NY, whole genome shotgun sequence genome:
- the LOC138331479 gene encoding uncharacterized protein gives MAAICPAAKIDSHLRKLICFTIAKLCKKSACDDGDNKIGNQTTNINWKEPPENWPRGIRFINPNNVSKTNKVEPKEKWAMLFAALSCLLRKGIDNILDKFDKFVFDVELLALENSMFCIMDKCNNLRTRRKHRKDLETTWVRDACSYGLGLSISLEPTVEDSSELDRLYSDREKECKNGQKPDFLKTLSTFSSMKELDAESALEVARECLKHDTGESQRNQRKRKRSSSSTIIQSKKKSPDVCALSLLNAQPQSQQTASSQGLVSLVSTPKGHIQQTHLPPPSSAACQNQRLHIAPASPIMSCYDQPTHTSLPQSTAPVQQSTLAQVRQSTPAQVRQSTPAPVHQSTLALVYQSIPAPVHQSTPVPAYQSTPAPVHQSTLAPVHQSTPVPVYQSTPVPVFQSIPVSVHQSTPAPVYQSTPAPVYQSTPVSVQQSTPVPVYQSTPAPVYQSTPVSVHQSTPVPVHQSTPVPVYQSTPVSVHQSTPVPVHQSTPVPVYQSTLVPVNPPTPVSVQQSTAVPDQQTHMISAANKNLQELTVPVINCPIQSIGASLTNVSQMTGTSDPLLSMSGSHRPILPIDRSNLSQSDQARNTFNDDSIWETDSSWTASQKYCDTFDSIFTPPDSI, from the exons ATGGCGGCGATCTGCCCTGCCGCCAAGATAGACTCACACTTGCGCAAACTGATATGCTTTACTATTGCTAAGCTGTGTAAGAAGTCAGCATGCGATGATGGGGATAATAAGATAGGGAACCAAACTACGAACATAAACTGGAAAGAACCACCAGAGAATTGGCCAAGAGGTATTCGTTTTATAAACCCAAACAATGTTTCTAAAACCAATAAAGTCGAACCAAAGGAAAAATGGGCAATGTTGTTTGCAGCTTTATCATGCCTTCTTCGAAAAGGCATTGACAATATCTTAGATAAATTCGATAAGTTCGTTTTCGACGTAGAACTGTTGGCGTTAGAGAATAGCATGTTTTGCATTATGGATAAGTGCAATAACCTTCGCACACGAAGAAAACATCGGAAGGATTTGGAAACCACCTGGGTAAGGGATGCATGTTCCTATGGACTTGGATTATCGATATCACTGGAACCAACTGTTGAGGACTCTAGCGAACTCGATCGCTTATATAGCGACCGTGAAAAG GAGTGCAAAAATGGACAAAAACCAGACTTCTTAAAGACGTTGAGCACGTTTTCCTCTATGAAAGAATTAGATGCA GAATCCGCGTTGGAGGTTGCTAGAGAGTGTCTAAAACACGATACAGGAGAAAGCCAACGCAACCAAAGGAAACGAAAG AGATCATCCTCATCTACTATCATTCAAAGTAAGAAGAAGAGTCCTGATGTATGTGCGTTATCACTGTTGAATGCACAACCTCAAAGTCAACAAACAGCGTCGTCTCAAGGACTAGTGTCATTGGTGTCAACTCCGAAAGGACATATTCAACAAACACACCTTCCACCACCTTCATCTGCCGcatgccaaaatcaaagattgcACATAGCACCAGCGTCGCCAATTATGAGCTGTTACGACCAACCAACTCACACATCACTACCGCAATCTACGGCTCCAGTTCAACAATCTACACTGGCTCAAGTTCGCCAATCTACACCGGCTCAAGTTCGCCAATCTACACCGGCTCCAGTTCACCAATCTACACTGGCTCTAGTTTATCAATCTATACCGGCTCCAGTTCACCAATCTACACCGGTTCCAGCTTATCAATCTACACCGGCTCCAGTTCACCAATCTACACTGGCTCCAGTTCACCAATCTACGCCGGTTCCAGTTTATCAATCTACGCCGGTTCCAGTTTTTCAATCTATACCGGTATCAGTTCACCAATCTACACCGGCTCCAGTTTATCAATCTACACCAGCTCCAGTTTACCAATCTACACCGGTGTCAGTTCAACAATCTACGCCGGTTCCAGTTTATCAATCTACACCGGCTCCAGTTTACCAATCTACACCGGTGTCAGTTCACCAATCTACGCCGGTTCCAGTTCACCAATCTACACCGGTTCCAGTTTATCAATCTACACCGGTGTCAGTTCACCAATCTACGCCGGTTCCAGTTCACCAATCTACACCGGTTCCAGTTTACCAATCTACACTGGTTCCAGTTAACCCACCTACACCGGTGTCAGTTCAACAATCTACAGCGGTTCCAGATCAACAAACGCACATGATCTCAGCTGCGAATAAAAATCTACAGGAGCTAACTGTGCCAGTTATAAATTGTCCGATTCAAAGCATTGGTGCATCACTAACAAACGTTTCACAAATGACAGGAACAAGCGACCCCTTACTTTCCATGTCAGGATCTCATAGACCAATACTTCCAATCGATAGGTCTAATTTGTCTCAATCCGACCAAGCAAGAAATACGTTCAATGACGACTCCATATGGGAAACAGATTCTTCGTGGACAGCTAGCCAAAAATATTGTGATACATTCGACAGTATATTCACACCACCCGACTCTATCTAg